One part of the Anaerolineales bacterium genome encodes these proteins:
- the dusB gene encoding tRNA dihydrouridine synthase DusB, with protein MAPLAEPAFHIGPIPIHGRVILSPMDGFSDQPFRSLARRLGSAISYTEFVNALDVLNGHPHLHQRLAFLPNERPVTFQLFDDDPERLLQAALKLRPYNPDIIDINMGCSVRCVSGRGAGAGLLREPAKIAQIFRSLTSQLDIPITGKIRIGWDDDSLNHVEIARIIEDNGGAAVAVHGRTKSQAYRGAANWDAIAQVKAAVHIPVFGNGDVRLVADIGRMREHTGCDAVMIGRGAIGNPWIFAGLDRHEVTSQQVREMVLSHLDAMRSFYGTELGLVLFRKHAARYISPYGLTPTQREDLLTSQTAEDFARLLDELALQPAMA; from the coding sequence ATGGCCCCACTGGCTGAGCCAGCCTTCCACATCGGCCCGATTCCCATTCACGGCCGTGTCATCCTCTCACCCATGGACGGCTTCTCTGACCAGCCGTTCCGCTCGCTGGCGCGCCGGCTCGGCTCGGCCATCAGCTATACCGAATTTGTCAACGCGCTGGATGTACTCAACGGCCATCCGCATTTGCACCAACGCCTGGCCTTCCTCCCCAATGAGCGTCCCGTCACCTTCCAGCTCTTCGACGATGACCCTGAGCGCTTGCTGCAGGCGGCCCTCAAGCTGCGCCCCTACAATCCCGACATCATTGACATCAATATGGGTTGCTCCGTGCGCTGTGTCTCCGGCCGCGGCGCTGGCGCCGGCCTGCTGCGCGAGCCGGCTAAGATCGCCCAGATTTTCCGCTCTTTGACCAGCCAGCTTGACATCCCCATCACCGGCAAAATACGCATCGGCTGGGATGACGACAGCCTCAACCATGTCGAGATCGCCCGCATCATTGAGGACAATGGCGGTGCCGCCGTGGCTGTTCACGGCCGCACCAAATCGCAAGCCTATCGCGGCGCAGCCAACTGGGACGCCATCGCCCAGGTGAAAGCCGCTGTGCACATTCCCGTTTTCGGCAATGGCGATGTGCGCCTGGTGGCCGACATCGGCCGCATGCGCGAGCACACCGGCTGCGACGCGGTCATGATCGGCCGCGGCGCCATCGGCAACCCGTGGATCTTTGCCGGCCTTGACCGCCACGAGGTGACCAGCCAGCAGGTGCGCGAGATGGTCTTATCTCATCTCGACGCCATGCGAAGCTTCTACGGTACCGAGCTCGGCCTGGTGCTGTTCCGCAAACACGCCGCCCGCTACATCAGCCCCTACGGGTTGACCCCGACGCAGCGCGAGGACTTGCTCACCAGCCAAACCGCCGAGGACTTTGCCCGCCTACTGGATGAACTCGCCTTGCAACCCGCAATGGCTTAA
- a CDS encoding cation-translocating P-type ATPase: MAPTSLPVNRQAQIEEPWHKLGHTEVAERLGTSREQGLSSAEAKARLEKYGPNRLEEAPPKKFITLLWEQLNNFVVYLLFAAVIISAILGEWVEAGAVMAIVVLNAGFGIVQERRAEQALAALRQLASPEAHVLRDGRRVDVPSYEVVPGDVVFLEAGNYIPADVRLIEAINLRIEEAALTGESVPVEKSAGRLEKDDVGLGDRVNTTFMGTLVSYGRGSGIVVNTGMRTQVGLIAEMLQSVHHEPTPLQRRLEELGRWLGWAALVICALVFGVGILRGQEALHMFEVAVTLAIAAVPEGLPAVVTISLALGMREMIKRNALIRRLSSVETLGSATVIGSDKTGTLTQNAMTVTSVWVDGRRVEISGTGYHPQGEFTLDGNSFDLDKHHGVFSALWLGALNNDAILESSAETGTRVVGDPTEAAMLVAAAKADAAYGELTKRYPRVQEIPFDSDRKRMTTIHQVADPLTADLSPFHEGHEHKGWHVVAVKGAPDVVLELCKQYQTIDDAIAPLNDNMRTRILEANDQMAQDALRVIAVAYRISKDVPDKLTPELVEQDLVFVGLLGMIDPPRPEVKDALAKARSAGIRTVMITGDYPQTARAIAIQIGLVDEANSKVIPGAELNDMSDEQLQEEIKHTSVFARVSPEHKVRIVKALRANGNIVAMTGDGVNDAPALKQADIGVAMGITGTDVAKETADMVLTDDNYSSIVSAVEQGRVIYSNIRKFVFFLLSCNTAEIMIIFTAIMMGLPSPLAPIQLLWLNLLTDGAPALALGTEKGDPDIMKLPPRRKDEPIIDGEMRIGIAIQTVVKTAATLAAYILGLQMFPSSGVENLTASTMAFMTLGLSELVRAYTARSEHFSMFHGGLFSNKNMNVAVMISTVLLLVVVFFPPFQGVFDTTSLTWLQWEIVLPLAVLPAIAAEITKWFIRRGLERKAAAAAA; this comes from the coding sequence GTGGCACCTACGTCTTTACCTGTTAACCGACAGGCACAAATTGAAGAACCCTGGCACAAGCTGGGCCACACAGAAGTGGCCGAGCGCCTGGGCACCTCTCGCGAGCAGGGTCTCAGCTCGGCAGAGGCGAAAGCGCGACTGGAGAAGTACGGCCCCAACCGGCTGGAAGAAGCGCCGCCCAAGAAGTTCATCACCCTATTGTGGGAGCAGCTCAACAACTTTGTTGTGTACCTGCTGTTCGCGGCGGTCATCATCTCGGCCATTTTGGGCGAGTGGGTGGAAGCCGGGGCCGTGATGGCAATTGTGGTGCTCAACGCCGGCTTCGGCATTGTGCAGGAGCGCCGCGCCGAGCAGGCGCTGGCAGCACTGCGCCAGCTGGCTTCGCCAGAGGCGCATGTGCTGCGCGACGGCCGCCGGGTGGACGTGCCGTCCTACGAGGTGGTGCCGGGCGATGTAGTATTCCTGGAAGCTGGTAACTATATTCCGGCGGATGTGCGCCTGATCGAAGCGATCAATCTGCGCATTGAAGAAGCCGCCCTGACCGGAGAATCAGTGCCGGTGGAGAAGAGCGCCGGCCGCCTGGAGAAGGACGATGTGGGCCTGGGTGACCGCGTGAATACCACCTTTATGGGTACGCTGGTGTCGTATGGCCGCGGCAGCGGCATTGTGGTCAACACCGGCATGCGCACCCAGGTCGGCTTGATCGCCGAGATGTTGCAATCGGTGCACCATGAGCCAACCCCGCTGCAGCGCCGCCTGGAAGAGCTAGGGCGCTGGCTGGGCTGGGCTGCGCTGGTGATCTGTGCGCTGGTGTTCGGCGTCGGCATTTTGCGCGGGCAGGAAGCCCTGCACATGTTTGAAGTGGCCGTGACGCTGGCAATCGCGGCGGTGCCCGAGGGCCTGCCGGCGGTTGTGACCATCAGCCTGGCGCTGGGTATGCGCGAGATGATCAAGCGCAATGCGCTGATCCGCCGTCTGTCTTCGGTGGAGACGCTGGGCTCGGCCACAGTGATCGGATCGGACAAGACCGGTACGCTGACCCAGAACGCCATGACTGTGACGAGCGTGTGGGTGGACGGCCGCCGGGTCGAGATCTCGGGCACCGGCTACCACCCGCAAGGCGAATTCACCCTGGATGGCAATTCATTTGACCTGGACAAGCACCACGGCGTGTTCAGCGCGCTGTGGCTGGGCGCCCTGAACAACGACGCCATTTTGGAATCGAGCGCCGAGACAGGTACCCGCGTTGTGGGTGACCCGACCGAGGCGGCCATGCTGGTGGCGGCGGCCAAGGCCGACGCTGCCTATGGCGAATTGACCAAGCGCTACCCGCGCGTGCAGGAAATTCCGTTTGATTCGGACCGCAAACGTATGACCACCATTCACCAGGTGGCCGACCCGCTGACCGCGGACCTCTCGCCTTTCCATGAGGGGCACGAACATAAGGGTTGGCATGTGGTGGCGGTGAAAGGCGCGCCCGACGTGGTGCTGGAACTGTGCAAGCAATACCAGACGATCGACGACGCGATTGCGCCGCTGAACGACAACATGCGGACGCGGATCCTGGAGGCCAATGACCAGATGGCGCAAGATGCGCTGCGCGTGATCGCTGTGGCCTACCGCATCAGCAAGGATGTGCCTGACAAACTGACACCTGAGCTTGTGGAGCAGGACCTGGTGTTCGTAGGCCTGCTGGGCATGATCGACCCTCCGCGCCCGGAAGTGAAGGACGCGCTGGCGAAGGCGCGCAGCGCCGGCATCCGCACGGTAATGATCACGGGAGACTATCCGCAGACGGCGCGGGCGATCGCCATTCAGATCGGCCTGGTGGATGAGGCCAACAGCAAAGTCATCCCAGGCGCCGAACTGAACGACATGAGCGACGAGCAACTGCAGGAAGAGATCAAGCACACCAGCGTGTTCGCCCGCGTGTCTCCGGAGCACAAAGTGCGCATCGTCAAGGCACTGCGCGCCAACGGCAACATCGTGGCAATGACCGGCGACGGGGTGAACGACGCGCCGGCGCTCAAGCAGGCTGACATTGGTGTGGCGATGGGCATCACCGGCACGGATGTGGCCAAGGAAACGGCTGACATGGTGCTGACGGATGACAACTACTCCAGCATTGTCTCGGCAGTGGAGCAGGGCCGCGTCATCTATAGCAATATCCGTAAGTTTGTGTTCTTCCTGCTGTCGTGCAACACCGCCGAGATTATGATCATCTTCACGGCGATCATGATGGGACTGCCCTCGCCGCTGGCGCCGATCCAGCTGCTGTGGCTCAATCTGCTGACGGACGGCGCCCCGGCGCTGGCCCTGGGCACCGAGAAGGGCGACCCGGACATCATGAAGCTGCCGCCGCGCCGTAAGGATGAGCCGATCATTGACGGCGAGATGCGCATCGGCATTGCCATTCAAACCGTGGTGAAGACCGCGGCCACGCTGGCGGCCTACATCCTGGGGCTGCAAATGTTCCCGTCCAGCGGGGTTGAGAACCTGACCGCATCTACAATGGCGTTTATGACGTTGGGCCTGTCTGAGCTGGTGCGGGCTTATACCGCCCGCTCGGAGCACTTCTCCATGTTCCATGGTGGCCTGTTCTCCAACAAGAACATGAATGTGGCCGTAATGATCTCGACTGTGCTGCTGCTGGTGGTGGTGTTCTTTCCGCCCTTCCAGGGAGTGTTCGACACCACTTCGCTGACCTGGCTGCAATGGGAGATCGTGCTGCCGCTGGCCGTGCTGCCTGCGATCGCAGCTGAGATCACCAAGTGGTTCATCCGCCGTGGGTTGGAGCGCAAAGCGGCTGCTGCGGCTGCATAG
- the icd gene encoding NADP-dependent isocitrate dehydrogenase has protein sequence MAYSIIQVPSGGAKISINNGVLNVPDNPIIPFIEGDGTGRDIWRASVRVLDAAVEKAYGGARTLHWMEVYAGEKAFNQFQSWLPEETLQAFREFLVGIKGPLTTPIGGGMRSLNVALRKELDLYVCLRPVRWFEGVPSPVKRPQDVDMVVFRENTEDIYTGIEFENGSEDNKKFKDVFQQAFPKEFAKIRFPNTAGIGLKPVSVEGTERLVRAAIRWALDNKRKNVTLVHKGNIMKFTEGAFRNWGYDLAEREFGDHVYTWQTWEKTKADKGEEAANAEQDAALKAGKLLIKDVIADIVFQQTITRATDFDVLATMNLNGDYLSDALAAQVGGIGIAPGGNINYATGHAVFEATHGTAPKYADKDMVNPGSVILSGEMMLRYMGWGEAADLIIKGIEGAIAAKTVTYDFHRLMEGATKLSTSAFGDAVIAHM, from the coding sequence ATGGCCTACAGCATCATCCAGGTTCCTTCCGGGGGCGCAAAGATTTCCATTAACAATGGTGTCCTCAACGTACCCGATAACCCGATCATTCCCTTCATCGAAGGTGACGGCACCGGCCGCGATATCTGGCGCGCCAGCGTACGCGTGCTGGATGCCGCTGTGGAGAAAGCCTACGGCGGGGCACGCACGCTGCACTGGATGGAAGTCTACGCCGGAGAGAAAGCCTTCAACCAGTTCCAGAGCTGGCTACCTGAGGAGACTCTGCAGGCCTTCCGCGAGTTCCTGGTGGGCATCAAAGGCCCGCTCACCACGCCCATCGGCGGCGGTATGCGCTCGCTCAATGTAGCCCTGCGCAAGGAGCTGGACCTCTACGTCTGCCTGCGCCCGGTGCGCTGGTTCGAGGGCGTGCCCTCGCCGGTCAAGCGTCCGCAAGACGTCGACATGGTCGTCTTCCGCGAGAACACGGAGGATATCTACACCGGCATCGAGTTCGAGAACGGCTCCGAGGACAACAAGAAGTTCAAAGACGTCTTCCAACAGGCCTTCCCCAAGGAATTTGCCAAGATCCGCTTCCCCAACACTGCGGGCATCGGCCTCAAGCCCGTCTCCGTGGAAGGCACCGAGCGCCTGGTGCGCGCCGCCATCCGCTGGGCGTTGGACAACAAGCGCAAGAATGTAACTCTTGTGCACAAGGGCAACATCATGAAGTTCACCGAAGGCGCCTTCCGCAACTGGGGTTACGACCTGGCCGAGCGCGAATTTGGCGACCATGTATACACTTGGCAGACCTGGGAGAAGACCAAGGCCGATAAGGGCGAGGAAGCCGCCAACGCCGAGCAGGACGCCGCCCTCAAGGCCGGCAAGCTGCTCATCAAAGATGTCATCGCAGATATCGTCTTCCAGCAAACCATCACGCGCGCCACTGACTTTGACGTACTCGCCACTATGAACCTGAACGGCGACTATCTTTCCGACGCGCTGGCAGCCCAGGTCGGCGGCATCGGCATCGCGCCGGGCGGCAATATCAACTACGCCACCGGCCACGCCGTCTTCGAGGCTACCCATGGCACCGCGCCCAAATACGCCGACAAGGACATGGTGAACCCGGGCTCGGTCATCCTCTCCGGCGAGATGATGCTGCGCTACATGGGCTGGGGTGAAGCCGCCGACCTCATCATCAAGGGCATCGAGGGTGCTATCGCCGCCAAGACCGTCACCTACGACTTCCATCGCCTGATGGAAGGCGCCACGAAGCTGAGCACTTCAGCCTTCGGCGACGCGGTCATCGCACACATGTAA
- a CDS encoding GNAT family N-acetyltransferase, with the protein MAKQPIPAPVLTTVPANRASWDDLMAVLGPARCHGKFCFCQRFKVRDRGWFTVDEEQLARNLRTQTNCGKPSARQTSGLVAYLDGEPVGWCAVAPRLDHPNLVLNRMLSTGRDEDLADPGVWAATCFIIRKGYRGRGFTYELARAAVEFARRRGATALEGYSMITHPGQTITWGELHVGSYNIFVAAGFKPASQPSKRRVVMRIDF; encoded by the coding sequence ATGGCGAAACAACCTATCCCCGCACCCGTTCTCACCACCGTGCCTGCCAACCGTGCATCCTGGGATGACTTGATGGCGGTGCTGGGTCCGGCGCGCTGTCATGGCAAGTTTTGCTTCTGCCAGCGCTTCAAAGTGCGCGACCGCGGCTGGTTCACCGTAGACGAAGAGCAACTCGCCCGCAACCTGCGCACGCAGACCAACTGCGGCAAACCATCCGCCAGGCAGACCAGCGGCCTGGTCGCCTACCTGGATGGCGAGCCGGTCGGCTGGTGCGCAGTCGCTCCACGCCTCGACCATCCCAACTTGGTACTCAACCGCATGCTCTCCACCGGCCGCGACGAAGACCTCGCCGACCCCGGCGTTTGGGCCGCCACCTGCTTCATCATCCGCAAGGGCTACCGCGGCCGCGGTTTCACCTATGAACTCGCCCGCGCCGCGGTCGAGTTTGCCCGTCGCCGCGGCGCCACCGCCCTCGAGGGCTATTCGATGATCACGCATCCGGGCCAGACCATCACCTGGGGCGAGTTGCACGTTGGCAGCTACAATATCTTCGTTGCCGCTGGCTTCAAACCCGCCAGCCAGCCTAGCAAACGCCGCGTCGTTATGCGCATTGACTTCTGA
- a CDS encoding GNAT family N-acetyltransferase, with product MAKDQTPIAADALTILPANKARWEDLLAIFGQRGQTAHCMCQHYKVRASDWWELPREVRPHMLREQTQCDHPRARYTSGLVAYLDDEPVGWCAVEPRPAYLRYLDKTTPWEGRDEDPADDGVWAVACFVVRIGYRGRRITYALAQAAVEHARARGARALEGYPLLPKPGQTISWGEMNVGSRGAFESAGMQLVHHPFPRRAVMRIDFK from the coding sequence ATGGCCAAAGACCAAACCCCCATCGCCGCAGACGCACTCACCATCCTGCCCGCCAATAAAGCGCGCTGGGAGGATTTGCTGGCCATCTTCGGCCAGCGCGGCCAGACCGCTCACTGCATGTGCCAGCATTACAAGGTACGCGCCAGCGATTGGTGGGAACTACCCCGCGAGGTGCGCCCGCATATGCTGCGCGAGCAGACCCAGTGTGACCATCCCCGCGCTCGCTACACCAGCGGCCTCGTCGCCTACCTGGATGACGAGCCGGTCGGCTGGTGCGCCGTGGAGCCGCGCCCGGCCTACCTGCGCTATCTCGACAAGACCACGCCCTGGGAGGGCCGCGACGAAGATCCCGCCGATGATGGCGTGTGGGCGGTGGCCTGCTTCGTGGTGCGCATCGGCTACCGCGGCCGCCGTATCACCTACGCGCTGGCCCAGGCCGCCGTTGAGCACGCCCGCGCTCGCGGCGCCCGCGCCCTCGAGGGCTACCCGTTGCTGCCCAAGCCTGGCCAGACCATCAGCTGGGGCGAGATGAACGTCGGCAGCCGCGGCGCCTTTGAGTCCGCCGGCATGCAGCTCGTCCATCACCCCTTCCCCCGCCGCGCTGTCATGCGCATCGATTTCAAGTAG
- a CDS encoding succinate dehydrogenase flavoprotein subunit — protein sequence MTQTHQHEVIIVGAGGAGLMAALYASRSADTAVLSKLYPTRSHTGAAQGGIGAALGNLEPDKVEWHSFDTVKGSDYLGDQDAIDYMCAQAPEVVYELEHMGLPFSRNPDGTIAQRRFGGHTNNETRQPVLRSCYAADRTGHMILQTLYQNCIKNKVHFYDEFHVLDLLMKDGVANGVVAVELATGELHVFHAKSIVFATGGHGRIWELTSNAYAYTGDGVAITLRRGLPAQDLEFFQFHPTGILKLGILITEGVRGEGGILINGKGERFMERYAPTVKDLASRDVVSRSIYLEIRDGNGIKGDRYVHLDMRPEVVNHYAELDGRKLPDGTPYRVTGEQLLSKVPDIVDFCRTYLGIDPIKEPMPIQPTAHYAMGGIPTNMHGQALSDAKGTIVPGLFAAGEVACVSVHGANRLGTNSLLDLVVFGKEAGKMAAEYAKSADYKPLEANPTDFTREQLDRILGKSGGEKVVTLGEEMKTKMMDDVGVFRTADGMASAIEKIRELRQRYKNVGVDDHGKRFNTDLLNAWELGCLLDVALATAVSAHARPESRGAHAREDFPQRNDAEWLKHTLAWMDGDNVRLEYKPVTITKHQPKERVY from the coding sequence ATGACGCAAACTCACCAACATGAAGTCATCATCGTAGGCGCGGGTGGCGCCGGCCTTATGGCCGCCCTCTACGCCTCGCGCAGCGCGGACACCGCCGTACTCAGCAAGCTCTACCCCACCCGCTCCCACACCGGGGCCGCCCAGGGCGGCATCGGCGCCGCCCTCGGCAACCTCGAGCCCGACAAGGTGGAGTGGCACAGCTTCGACACTGTCAAAGGCAGCGACTACCTGGGCGACCAGGACGCCATTGATTACATGTGCGCTCAGGCGCCCGAAGTGGTCTATGAGCTCGAGCATATGGGTCTGCCCTTCTCGCGCAACCCGGATGGCACCATTGCCCAGCGCCGCTTTGGCGGCCACACCAACAATGAAACCAGGCAGCCCGTGCTGCGCTCCTGCTACGCCGCAGACCGCACCGGCCACATGATCCTGCAAACGCTGTACCAGAACTGCATCAAGAACAAGGTGCACTTCTACGATGAGTTCCATGTTCTCGACCTACTGATGAAGGACGGCGTGGCCAACGGCGTGGTCGCCGTTGAGCTCGCCACCGGCGAGTTGCACGTTTTCCACGCCAAGTCGATCGTCTTCGCCACCGGCGGCCACGGCCGTATTTGGGAGCTAACCTCCAACGCCTATGCCTACACCGGCGACGGCGTCGCCATCACCCTGCGCCGCGGCCTGCCCGCCCAGGATCTGGAGTTCTTCCAGTTCCACCCCACTGGCATCCTCAAGCTCGGCATCCTCATCACCGAGGGTGTGCGCGGCGAGGGCGGCATCCTCATCAATGGCAAGGGTGAACGCTTCATGGAGCGCTACGCCCCCACCGTGAAGGACCTCGCCTCGCGTGATGTGGTCAGCCGCTCGATCTATCTCGAAATTCGTGACGGCAATGGCATCAAGGGCGACCGCTACGTTCACCTGGACATGCGTCCTGAAGTCGTCAACCACTATGCCGAGCTCGACGGACGCAAGCTGCCAGACGGCACGCCCTACCGCGTCACCGGTGAGCAGTTGCTCTCCAAAGTGCCTGACATTGTGGATTTTTGCCGAACCTACCTGGGCATTGACCCCATCAAAGAACCCATGCCCATCCAGCCCACGGCGCACTACGCCATGGGCGGCATCCCCACCAATATGCACGGCCAGGCCCTCAGCGACGCCAAGGGCACCATCGTGCCCGGCCTCTTCGCCGCTGGCGAAGTGGCCTGCGTCTCCGTGCACGGCGCCAACCGCCTCGGCACCAACTCCCTCCTTGACCTCGTGGTCTTCGGCAAGGAAGCCGGCAAGATGGCCGCCGAATACGCCAAGAGCGCTGACTACAAGCCGCTCGAAGCTAATCCCACCGACTTCACCCGAGAGCAGCTTGACCGCATCCTCGGCAAGAGCGGCGGCGAGAAGGTTGTCACCCTCGGCGAAGAGATGAAGACCAAGATGATGGATGACGTCGGCGTCTTCCGCACGGCCGATGGTATGGCCAGCGCCATCGAGAAGATACGCGAACTGCGCCAGCGTTATAAGAACGTCGGCGTGGACGACCACGGCAAGCGTTTCAATACTGACCTGCTCAACGCCTGGGAGCTGGGCTGCCTGCTGGATGTAGCCCTGGCCACCGCTGTTTCGGCCCACGCCCGCCCGGAGAGCCGCGGCGCCCACGCCCGCGAGGACTTCCCTCAGCGCAATGACGCTGAGTGGCTGAAGCACACTCTGGCCTGGATGGACGGCGACAACGTGCGTTTGGAGTACAAGCCGGTCACCATCACCAAACACCAGCCGAAAGAACGCGTCTACTAA
- a CDS encoding succinate dehydrogenase iron-sulfur subunit — MLVYLKIYRYNPEAGRNVPSFDTYNIEAEPTDRVLDLLEHVKGNVDGTISFRRSCAHGVCGSDAMRINGRNMLACKALVKDVGTEITIEPILGLPVLKDMIVDMEPFFNSYKSLMPFLINEDAPADGKERRQTPQQLDRFEDTTKCILCAACTTSCPVFWSDEQYVGPATIVNAHRFIFDSRDQAANKRLEILADHGGAFRCRTAFNCTEACPREIHVTQAIAEVKQAITAGGVEH; from the coding sequence ATGCTTGTCTATCTGAAAATTTACCGCTACAACCCCGAGGCTGGCCGCAATGTGCCCAGCTTCGACACCTACAACATCGAGGCCGAGCCGACCGACCGCGTGCTGGACCTGCTGGAGCATGTCAAAGGCAATGTAGACGGCACCATCTCCTTCCGCCGCTCGTGCGCCCACGGTGTGTGCGGCTCGGATGCGATGCGCATCAACGGCCGCAACATGCTGGCTTGCAAAGCTCTGGTCAAGGACGTGGGCACCGAGATCACCATCGAGCCCATTCTTGGCCTGCCGGTGCTCAAGGACATGATCGTGGATATGGAGCCGTTCTTCAACAGCTACAAATCCCTCATGCCCTTCCTCATCAATGAGGATGCGCCGGCCGATGGCAAAGAGCGCCGCCAGACGCCGCAACAGCTCGACCGCTTCGAAGACACCACCAAGTGCATCCTGTGCGCGGCCTGCACCACCTCCTGCCCGGTCTTCTGGTCGGATGAGCAGTACGTAGGCCCGGCCACCATCGTGAATGCGCACCGCTTTATCTTCGACAGCCGCGACCAGGCGGCCAACAAGCGCCTCGAGATCCTGGCTGACCACGGCGGCGCCTTCCGCTGCCGCACCGCCTTCAACTGCACCGAGGCCTGCCCGCGTGAGATCCATGTCACCCAGGCCATCGCCGAGGTCAAGCAAGCCATCACCGCCGGCGGCGTAGAACACTAA